Sequence from the Paenibacillus tundrae genome:
ATGGGTCTATTCGGTAGTGAAATCATCAATTTCTCGTGGCAACGGGGCGTTTCACTTGTACTGATGTTAGTTGCACTGGCGCTGATTTTTAGTGAAAAAACAGGTAGAGCAGAGAGCATAAGATAACATATACGAATATCTGTAGAGAGACGGAGGAGAAATTCGGAACTGCTGTAGGAGCCAAAGCGTCTGCCTTTGTCACTGGATTTTTATCGTGAATATCTGGGGAACAACAGCAGCGGGAAGTAGAAACATTTACTGGAGTCACGTTAATTCCAATATAAAAAATGGAGCCATTGTCGAAAACAATGGCTCCTTCTTTATGAAATGACTATTTTGATGAACTTGATGGAACATCAGGATCAGTCGGGTTTTCATCATTTAAGGTTTTACCTAAGAGCAACGAATTGGGATAATTTTTAAAAAATTCTGCTTCATCTACTTTTAAAAAAAACTTGCCTTCAAAAATCAGTTGATTCGTATTGGGTTCGATTTCATCTATAGTTCTTGCGATCTCCGATTCCTTAAAGATACTTTGTTCATCTGCTCGCACGAACATGCCATGAGGTGTATAGAATTGAGTAGAATCCCCGTTTGCGATTTTTGATTCTACGGATTCTACGTTTTTTACGGGTTCTTCGAATTTCACGTTATTTGTTGAAATATTCGTGTTAACAGGGATTTCATCTGTCTTATTAACGGTTTCCATTGCTGGATAGGTATCTGCTTGTGAATTGGATAGTAATGCTACTCCTGAAATAATAGTCATTGCAAAGGCTATTAAATATATTTTTTTGAACATAGTGTCCCCACCCTTCATACCAACAATTATTTCCTACTTTAAAACAGTATATTCACTACAATGGTAAGAGCCTATTTGGCTTTACTTGCTGTACAACTGGTTTTTCAAAGGACAATAACACAAAATCCCCATTACTCTTCAATACAACTTTTCTATGCAAATTGCGTCTTAATTCAAGCAACAATGGGCTAGTTTACACAGTAATTAGAGAGGAATGTTCAGAATGAAGAAATACCTTCCCGGATTATTAATTATTTTTGTCCTATGTTTGGGCTTACCAACTCAGGCTTACATGGAGGCGTCTAACCAACAGCCTTTGGCTTTTGAGGATCACAATCTAGAACAAGCGCTTAAGTCATTATTGAATAAAAACGATGATGAATCCCTAACAAAAGAGGATCTAGAGTCACTGACCGATGTTAATCTATCGGGTAAAGGAATTAAGAGTTTGCAGGGTTTGGAATATGCGGTCAATCTGAGCACGTTGTCCATAAGTTCCAACAAGATCACTGATCTAAAGCCGCTAACAGGATTGGTTAAGCTTAGGAGCCTCGAAGCTGCGAATAATAACATCAAAGATCTTGCTCCTTTGTCTAAATTAACTGCCTTGGTTACTCTGAATTTATCATCTAACCAAATATATGATTTGGAGCCGTTGAGAAATCTTCAAAGTTTGGCTTACCTCTATTTGAAGAACAATCGAGTCTGGGATTTAGAGCCGCTCCAACAACGTGGTTTTTTACCGTATTATGATACGGGTGCATTCATTGAACCACTTGCACTGCAAAATAACTATTTAGATTTAAGCAAGGGATCGAAAACAACTAAATTATTTGTGAAAATGGCAGGAAATGAGTTGCCTAGCGGTCAGCGTAAGACACAGCGCTTGGTGATCGGCAGCACGACTGCTTATGTTGGAGAAAGTGCTTATCGTATTACTGCAGCGCCATTTATTCAGACCGGACGTACCTATGTGCCGATCCGTTTCATCTCCGAGAAGCTTGGGGCAGCCGTGAATTGGAACCAGAGCACCAAAGAGGTAACGATTCAGAAGGATGGTAAAACGATTCGCTGGGTTGTAGGGAACAGGCAGGTAAAAGTAAACCAGCAAACGGTGATGCAAGATGCTCCTTTACTTCTGAAGAACGGCAGTGCGTTCGTTCCTGTTCGTTTTGTGGCCGAGCAGTTAAATACTTCCGTTGAATATATGGGAAGCAAGCATATGGTCGTGATTTTCAAAAAATAAGCAGCTATGTAGACCATCTTAAACGAACAATAGAAACGATAATTCAATAATAAAACCAAGAAAGCAGCTGATCGGAGTGATCGCTGCTTTTATTTAACTAATAACGCAATAGATAGCGACAACCCCAATCGTCTCCATTACATTAAACGCGTTCTTCACCTCATTCAAACATAGGTGTACTTTTGGCCTTTTTATTGGCGAGGAACAGGCTTGGGATGAAAATCAACGCTAGGATCATCGTAGCTACAAGGAAACCGATATGGTACCCCTTCAATTGATTTGCAATCGTTGGATGCAATCCTTGTATGGTTGTCGCAACAGCAGTAGCAATAATCGCTGAGCCGAAGCTCGAACCCAGATTTTCAATGATATTGATGCCAACACCTGCCTCAGGAAGCAGTTTACTGTCGAGTCCAGTGTAGGCTTCACTCATCAATGGAAGACTAATGCCTCCAACGCTGACGCCACGGATGAACAGGATGACCGAGATCCAGATCATACTTGTCGTATCCGAGATGAATATAAATGGAATAGATCCGATAAGGGAAAGAATAAGGCTGGCGAGCAGTACATATTTTGCACCCACTTTATCAATCATTTTTCCAATGAAAGGCCGAGTGACAAGCATACCAACGCCTTGGGGAATGAGTGCAACTGCTGTTTGAATCATTGTGAAGTCTCGAAAGGTTTGAAAGAACAGGGGGAGTATTAACATCGGACCCATAATAGCGATATGTGCTAAGAATAGCCCCGCGCTTGATGCTGCAAAGTTTCTGTGTGCAAACAAATTCACAGGTAGAACGGTCTGATTGCATTTAATCCGATTGTAGACGAAATAAATGATAGCCATAGCAAGACCAATTCCCATCCACAAGATCGTTTCGTCATTATTAAAAGTGGCATGATCTGCTGCTTTGGTAATTCCGTAAATTAAAGCCACACTCATCGAGGATAAAACGATAATTCCAACTAAATCGAGCTTGCTTTCTTTGTTGAAGGGTTCAAAGTCTGGAATCTTTCTGATCATTAATGGCGCGGAGATCAATACAATGAACACGTTAATGAAAAAGATCCATTGCCAAGAAGCCTCCTGAACGATGAATCCACCGATGATCGGTCCCAAGATAGGGCCAAAGATCATAGGTGTACTCACAATAGCCATGACTCTGCCTAAATATTGTTGCCCGGTTGTTTTAACTAAGAGGGTAAACATCAAGGTGGTTATGACTCCGGCACTGAATCCTTGAAGTAAACGGAAGAGGATGAAACTTGAAATATCCCAGCTAACTCCGACTAAGACAGAAATCACACCAAAAGCAATTACAGCCCCAACAAAGACCTTCTTGCCGTTAAATTTATTCATAAGCCATCCGGATACAGGAACTGCAATCGCAAGGGCTAAAATATATCCAGTAATGGCCCATTGGATGGTATCCAATGTTGTATGGAAATCTTTTGTTAGTTGATTTACAGCAATATTCACCATGGTAGAGTCAAGCATAGGAGCGATTGCTCCAAGGGCAATTGCCCAAGCTGTTATAAGAATATGTTTGGGTATTCCCGGTTCCTTTGCGTTGTCTGATGTCATGTTATGCTCCTTTAAATTGAATTTTGTTTCCTCATCAACTAAAAATCTACTCTTGTTTTGTTTCCTTGTCAACAATAAATGAAAAATAAAAAAAGCATCCGTTTCTCTAAAGAGAAGGTTGCTCTTGGTTTTAACTCATTTTATTGGTTTTACTTCGTTAGATCTAAACCTTGTTTGTCTATTTCCATATCCAAATGTTTGCTGTACACTTCAATGAAGTTCAGCATTTTATCATATTGTTCTTCAGTTACATGATTAAATACAGATTCATCTCTCTCTTGAAACTCTGTATGAAGTTTCTCATGAATGTCATATATGGTTCTGCCTTGCTCGGTTAGTCTAAAAAAGACTTCCTTCTTATTATTTGCTTTTTGATAATCTTCGATCAGACCCTTTTCGATGAGCTTCTTCGTTAATTTACTTATGGCACCCTTGGTCATATACAGGGATTCTGCCAGCTTGGTTACGTTGGAATCTACATTTTTCTCTATAAATTCAATGCAATGGACTTCAGAAGGCTTATATCCTTTAAGACTACTTTCCATCTTCGATTTATTAATCCAGACCAATTTGTTGAATAAGTCCCTGAAATCCATCATGACCTGTTCTTGCTTGTTCATGGTTAGTCACCCCATATGAGTTATTTCCTAAGATAAACTATAACCTTTTATCATTTAAAATCAAATCGTGTCACCCACATGAGCATGGATGGCAAACAATTCAACAACAAGCTCTGATATAATAGCAGTTAGCAGCTATCTATTTTCTGTGGAGGTGAGGCCATTGAAAACAATTGGGGTAGGATTCTTATATGCATGGCTCTATGCAAAGCCAGTGAAGGATATGGCAATGCTTTGCATAGAGATTAGCAACAACCCAATTGCCAACAACGAGTTGTAATATTCTACGAACTGGCTTTGCACCTTATTGATTTATTAAATAAGGAGTGAGGCACGTGAAATATTCAAAAGCCGAGTCGATTTTCCCGGAAGAATTGCTACGGATCATCCAAGAATACGTTCAGGGCGAATTAGTATATATCCCCAAACCTAAAGAGACACATCTCAAATGGGGAGAAAAAACACACAGTAAGAGTAAAGTCTCTGCTCGAAACGCTGAGATTAAATCCTTATTCCGTGATGGAGTCAGCATAAACGAGTTGGCGGAGCGGTATTTCTTGTCCTGTGAAAGTATTAAGAAGATTGTTTATACCAAGATCTAATGGAATCCGCTACATCGTCGTATCGACGGTATAGCGGATTTTTGTGCAGAGATGAATTAAATCAACTTATACATAGTAACTGCATCTCTAAATCGATAGACTCAAGTTAAGGTTGTTGTGATCCAAGGACGTCTGCATTAGGAGAAGGGGGCAGTGAAATGAACGAAATCATAATGAAACAGCTGCTGGACAAAAATGAACGGCTGATCAACATGGTGATCGAACGCGTAAAAAGAGATTACCAAGACGATATCGCCATTATTGGGCTTACGGGTTCATTTAGCACCGGGGACTTTCACGAGAAGAGTGATCTGGATCTAATTATCATTAATAATACCGATAAGGGCTGGGAGATATCCGATTGCTTCATCTTGGATGACGTTGGATATGACATCTATTGCACGCCTTGGGATACAAGAATACATGAGCAATCCACCTTGGAAAGTCCCAACGTATCGAGCCTAACCGAGCTCAAAGTACTCTACTATGCCAAACCTGAGGATTTGGAGAAATTAAACGGATTCAAGCAAAAGGCTCTTGATGCACTTGCGAACCCAATAGGAGAAGCGTGTCTTCAGCGAGCGAAAAAATGGATTGATCTGGCTAAGCAAGCCTACAGCGATACGATGCTGGGTGAAGATATTGGCTCCGTGCGACATGCATCTGCCGACGTTCTGTACAATCTAGTCAATGCGTTGGTTAGCATGAATAACACGTGCATTAAACGAGGAATCAAGCGATATTTGGAAGAGATATGTTCGTTGCGCTATGTTCCGGATGATCTCGAATCCCTTTACATGTCAGTCATTGAAGCGCATACCATTGAAGATATTCGATTAGCATCTTTCAACATATTGAAAAGCGTTACGAAGTTACACAGCACGATGTGTGATACGTTAATCGTTAGACCTGCTCCGACCTATGATAATTTGAAGGGAACATACGAAGAATTGTGGTGCAACTACCGCAACAAAATGTTGAACGGTGTGTTAACCAACGATGCCCCTTATGTATTTCTTTCAGCTTTTGGAGCACAAGGCTATCTTGATGAAATGGCTGCGAAGATCGGAACTAAGAAATTTGATCTTATGCAGTACTTTGATGCAAGTGATCTAACAGTTATGCAAGAGAAGTTCCTTGAAGTGATGGATGAGTATGCTCAGGAATATGGTAAGGTAGGCAGAGAAATCGAACGTTTTACATCCTTCGAGCAACTGTATGCCCATTTTATGAATCGTTGACCTTAAATTCTAGTTCGTAATAAGTCCCCTGAAAGGGGGACAACATACCATTAATCAATGGTATAGATGTCCCAATCTCCTTGTTTACTCTGCCGGATCGCATACATCATTCTTACTTGTTCAACCGAATCGGTTGTTGTATCCAGACGTTCACCAAGAACAGTAATATGTAATTGATTTTTGATCGATGCATGTTTCTCAATGCTCTCGATGCTTGAGAACTTATATTGGAACTGTTCACCATAATAAAAGTCCATAGCATCTGCCAGTTGGTCATCGACAAAACCAGATCGATAAAGTTTGCGATCATGCTGTACGAGAGCGATCAAATTTTCTTCGAGTATATCCAGCGCGGGACGATCGCTCTCTTCTAACGTATTCTTTGCTAACTCTAGGTCAATCTCCATTGGAGTGTTCGAATCTTCTGAACTCTCAAGTAGGAATTTTCCGATAATATTCTCATCGCTATCGTATAGGTTGATATATTTATCGACTTTTGGTTCGTTCATACTCTGAATAGCTTCCTCAGGGGTTTGTGGCAAATCTTGATTCATGTCTGAAGTCTTGATGTAACCTTCTTTTCCATCTACACCTATAGCCGCAACTAAATCCTTAGAGGGACTAGTATCAGCAGATGTGGCCGCCAAGCCATAGACACCCGCACCAATCCCTAAGGCAAGAGCCACACCAACTATAGTGAGTTTTTGTGATTTTGATCTCACTAAATTACCTCCATTCTAACCAGACCGCTCATATGAAGAGGCAGAATGATAAATACATGCTTAATCATTAAACTCAACAAAAACATGCATATACCCGTCTATTCCTCCAATACCGGTCGTTTGTTTAATATCCAAAAATTCAAGTTGTTTCTCCCATTCAACTCTTTCTTGATCTGAGTCATCTGCGTACACTTCAAATAGATAGGCTAAGACAAATGCATTAATGGATGAGGCTCCATTTTTCAATTGTAACCACTCTTTAGGGACAACGAGTTGATTCTCTCTAGGGATCACAGTCTTTGTAGAGAAGTTAAGGATTATTTCATGCCCTTGATTTGTAATAGTCGTTATCTTGTTCTTCCCATCCCATCGAATTGTTGCTCCGGAGGATTTAAAGACATCCTTTACTGGAATATAAATAGAGTTATACTCCGTTGTAGTTAACTTACCGGACTTCGAGACATTTAATACGGACTTTTTCAATGAAGAATTGTACGTATGAGCCGCGCGTTCAACAAAAGACAGATCCTCTAAAGATTGGTCATCTGCAGAAGCAACGGAAGCGACACTAACAACGAAAGATAACATCAACAATAGGGAAATAAACCGTTTCATCTTGATGTCCTCCTTACAAAATTTGGCGTGCATGTAATATAAACGCGTAAAGCTGGAGAAATGTTTCCTTTATAAACCAATGATCTATTAAACAATATAAATGGTTCTCTAGCCCTCTTCCTCGTCACGTTCAACTCTGAGGTATACAGCTCCAGATTAAATAGAGAGATAATCATGTTCTCCACGGGCAGGTTAGTATGATGGATGATAGAATGAAGGAAATCCAGATGCTAGGAGGATGCAAATGTTACCTTTTCCAGCTGAAACGAGTCGTAAAGTAAAATTTGATTTTATAGATGAGATTAAGAACAAGTTATTAGAAAAGTACGATAAGGACATTGAGGCTATCGGTATTTATGGTTCAGTTGCTCAAGATAGAGAGGGACCTTATTCAGATATAGAATTGCACATCATTAGTAGAGATGGAGCGGATATACCTACTCGTGAATTAATTTTTCATCCGTTCAAATTAGAGCTCTCTACCAAACAAAAATCCGAATGGTTTCATCAAGCAAGCGTAATCGACGATGGATGGGCGCTTAGAGCGGGAAGTTTCGTACATATTACCTCCCTGTACGACCCAAATGGCGTTTTTTCTAAGGCGAAGGAGATTGCGCTCTCAGTATCTGACGAAAGGTTTAGAGAAGTAATAGCAGAATTTATGATTTGGGAGCCATATGAGACTATGGGTAAGATCCGAAATGCCAAAGCTTCGAATAACCTCTCTTATCTGCCCCGTGCTGTATTTGATCTAACATGGCAAACGGCTAAATTGATTGGATTAATGAATAAACGGTATTACACCAGTAGAGCCGTAACTCTGGAAGAATCTATGGAAAAACCGATCAAGCCAGAAGGATATGTTGAGTTGGCGAGAAAAGTAATAAGTGGTGAGTTAGCTGATAAGGAAGAGCTTTATTTGCTTTGTGAGAACTTATGGTGTGGTTTGAATAGTTTGCTTGAGGATTTAAGAATAGAATATCGAAGTGATGTTCTAGATTTGTGAAAGCGTAAGATAACAGGAGCCGATCGCATCGTAAAACAAAGAAATCAGCTGATCAATATAATCAGCTGTTTTTGTTCAGCTAAGGGGCAGGATAGGTCTGGTATTAATTTTACCTTTGCGTTTGTTGGAATGATGTTAATGGCCACCACGGGTTATGCGGCAGTCCAGTATCATTCTTTGACGAATACAGATGGGGAAGTTGTATATGAGACTAAGTTGCGTGATACGATTACAGATCAATCAATTAAGGTTGCAGACAAGATCAATGGGGATTATACATACCAACAGGCGGATGTATTTTTCAAAACTGCGTATGATGTAAACCCACCCTCTTTGCAGGAAAAAGAGGAAATGACTACAAGACTGAGACAACAGGCCGAAAAGTCTAAGCAGGGTTATGCAATGATGCCGGTTGAAATGACAGATGAGGTTGCCCATCTATCTGTTACGTATCAAAACGGCGAAGATAAAATCGAGGCTATGATCCATAATCTGACGGGTAAGAGCGACCCGACATCGTATATCGACGAGAAAGTTGAATTTAAACAGGAAAAGGTATATGTGAAGGGTGTAGAAATGCTTCAAACAGAATTTGCTCCTTCGCGCGCAATCGAGTTGCAATGGATATACTAGAGCCCAGACAAAAAACAAAGATATAGTTACACCGTGCGGGCAAATTCAGATCAAGTAAGTAAAGAAACATTGACGAAAATTGCTGAAAGTTATTTGGATTACTAAAACAACAGAAATCTTCTCTAATGCTAACTCTGCCAAATGGGATCTTTCATAATTCATGCGGGAAGCACATAGCAAGCCTAACTCAAACAGTATGTTATTTGGGTTAGGCTTTTTAATGATTTTGCTTATTCATTTCTGAATGAAATCGTTGAATAAGTATAGGTTTTTGTTGCTTGAGTGAATGTTGGAGCATGTGATGTTTACCTATAATGGGGTTAAAGAGATGATCAAGTTGCCAAAGGGGGAAACGAATCTTGTTCCTTTTGGGAAGCGATTACATTCTCTTTGGAACAACGCATGAATCCATGATGATTCAGGGTTACCTGATTATCAATAGCTTGTCGAACAATAAATAATGCATGATCTAATCTAGGGGGAGATGTCAGATGCAGCAAAAGAAAAGGGGAGCCATGAGACTGTTAACACTCATGCTAATGGTCAGTCTACTATTAAACGCTTGTAGCAGTGGGAGTGGTAATGAGAGTAATGATCCACAAGGAACTGCTGATAATGGGGCCAGTGCATCGGAAGATGTCACACTGAAAATGTTACTCATAGGCAGCAAACCTGCGGATTATGACGAGGTGTTCGGTGAGGTAAATCAATTACTTAAGGAAAAGATTAACACAACGATTGAAACAGAGTTTCTAGATTGGTCAGATTGGTCATCGAAGTACCCACTGAAATTTGCCGCGAGAGATGACTTTGATTTGGTATTTACGGCGAATTGGGCGTTCTATCACAATCAGGCAATGAATGGCGGGTTCTATGAACTTACGGATGAACTTTTGCAAACCAATGCACCGATGACATGGGAAGCCATGCCGAAGGTTTCATGGGAGCAAGCGAAAATTAAAGATAAACTATATATGGTTCCGAATAATAACCAGGAAATAACGGACAAAGTTGTCATGATACGCGAAGATCTACGTAAGAAATATAACCTTGAACCCGTTACAAATGCTGAGACATTTGCTGCCTATACAAAAGCAATTGCCAAAAATGAGCCGGGGATGAGTGGTTTTGCAACAGCGGCCGGGGGCGGATATAAGTGGCATGAGTTAGATAATATGTTACTTGAACAGCAAAATGAATGGAAACTAATCGATCCCAACATGCCTTTTGCTTTTAAACTCGACGATGCAACTGGAAAAGTGTTCAATGTTTACGATACACCTGAGTTTACAGAGCTACTTTTGTATTATAAAGACTTAGCTGATAGTGGAGTTTGGTCTAAGAATGTTGTTAACAGTAAAAATGAAGTGTGGCAGGATGTAAAAGCTGGCAAGGCGGCATCACTTAAAGGAAATTTAGGTTCTCTAGGCTTCCAGTTTGTTGAAGCTCAGCGCGATCTCCCCGATGTGGAGATGTCTATCGTTGATCTTACTCCGAACCAAAAGAAAACAGCATCCATCTCGACGCAAAATGGTATGGCTGTTCATGCAACGTCAAAGCATGTTGAGCGTTCCCTGAAGGTCATTGATTTATTGCAGAATGATAAAGAAATCCATGATCTGACGATGTATGGTATTGCAGGCAGTCACTACGAACCAATTGATGAGGATAAATATAAACCGGGTCCAAACAGAGATAAATATACTGGATTCTCTAACTGGGGATGGAATTCGCCGCTGAACCGGACAGAGACCTCCTATCCAGAAGAAGCAGAAGCAATGGAGAAGTCGTGGGAAGAGAAAGTGTATCATTATCCGCTTGAAACGTTTGTGTTTGACGATCAGAAGGTAAAGAATGAACTGGCTAATATCGGCAATGTCATGGTACGTTATGGTGTTCCATTAGAATATGGTCTCATTGCAGATCCTCAGCAGGGACAGGCTGAATTAATCAATCAACTCAATACCGCTGGAATTGAAAAGGTACAAGCAGAACTCCAGAGCCAAATTGACACGTTCTTAGAGAAAAACTAATATCACAATAAAGGTACTATATTTGAAATGTAAATCCTATGAGGGTCGATCGATTTTGGATCGGCCTCTCAGGCGTCTTAAAAGAGTGACTGAGATATACTGCATTATATAAAGAACACACACATCCGATGAAACGGGAGACTACGTATGAGCCAAGCAACGCAAAAAAGAAAAATAATTCCCTATTCTTATAAAATGATGATCACTTACTTGTTGCTTGTTCTAGTAACGGATGCTGTCATTGGCTATGTTTCCTTTATGATGCTTACAAACTCACGCACAGAGATCGCCGAGACTAATATTAGGACGTCCATGGCGCAGACAAGTAATAACTTGAAATATCAGCTGGACGAGATTCAGCGTATTTCTGATACCTTGTTTAGCAGTGCCCCTTTTCAGCGAGCTTTGCAGAAGAAAGGGAAGCCACATGAGATGTATCTGACAATGATTGATGAGATTGTACCCAAAATGCAATCTCCATTGCAGCTATTTGGCAATCCTATACGGATTGTTTTATACACCAATAATAACGATCTGAACATTATTGAAGGCGATGATCTGACGACACCGTTGAAGGAAAGTGATTATTACATTCTTTCTACTCTTGAGATTAAGGACTCCACCTGGGCACAACAAAGCCTGGAGGGAGATGATAATCGTTGGATGCAAGTCGAATCAGATCGCGAGCTAAGTCAGATATCTCATGTACGTCGAATGATTTCCTTTGACGATTACCAAAACAGCGGTATACTCCGAATCACGGTTGGCTTTGCGGATCTGCTCGGGAACTATGTGACCTATCCAGAGGAGGATGGCATCTCCATGAGGCTGGTGGACGGAGTTACAGGGGCTGTCATGTATCAACGCGGTGGCACAGTTGCAGAAGCAGTCGATCTATCTTCCTACCTGACACTCAAACAAAGTGTCCCAGGGACAGATTTTATTATTGAAACATGGGTTCCGCATGATTATTTACAAAAAGATGCTCAGCGTCTTCAAAAAATTATTTTATCTGTCTGCACAATCAGCTTCGTTGTTATGATGTTGATTGGTTTCCTGGTGGCCAGGTTGTCCGGTCGCAAAATGAGAAAGATCATCTCATTAGTCCATACATTTGAAAACGGCAGCTTTGAGAAACGTCTTCGTTTTGGTGGAAATGATGAATTCAGTCAAATCGCCGAAGCATTTAATTCAATGGCTACCAATATCCAAGAGCTGATCAGCAACGTTTATGCTCAGGGGATACGACGTAAGCAGGCTGAGCTTGATGCGTTACAGGCACAGATTAATCCACATTTTCTATATAACACGCTCTCAACCATTAACAGCCTCGCTAATCTGGGGGAGACGGCTCAAGTTACGGAGATGGTTCAGGGACTATCTAAATTTTACCGTCTATCGCTGAATCAGGGGAATATTGTGATACCGCTTGTGAAGGAATTGGAGCAAGTCGAAACTTATATGAATATTCAAAGAGTCAAGTATGTCGATGCCTTCACCTTCAGTGTGGATGCCGATCCTCGTATTCTTGACGTTCCAGTTATCAAATTGATTCTTCAGCCTATTGTGGAAAATGTATTTAAGCATGCTTGGTATGGGGATACAATCACAATTCGTATAGAGGGGCGACAACGAGGCGATCTGATCGAATTAAGCGTAATTGACAATGGAGTCGGCATGAAGCCCGAACAAGTTCAATCCATGTTCAACCCAACAGGACAGGGATGTGGTTACGGGTTGAAAAATGTGAATGATCGAATCAAGCTTCGTTACGGCGATAATTTTGGCTTAGAAATAGGTAGCGTATATGGCGGAGGAACGACCGTTCGAATTTTGCTGCCTGCAGAGCCGACAAGCGACAGAGACTCGTGGTTAGACGGTCTGAATGGAGGAACAAAATGACGTTAAAGGTTATGCTCGTAGATGATGAGCGAATTGACTTGGAATGGCTTCGACGTAGAGTGGTCGCGAGTGGATTGCCACTTGAAGTTGTGGGAACGGCGAACAGTGGATTCGTAGCTCTTGAGTTACTACAAAGCAATGAAGTTGATCTTCTTTTGTCCGATATTCGCATGCCAATTATGACCGGAATAGAATTTGCGCGCAAAGCAAAGGAAATCAATCCTCGCCTAAAAATCATTTTTATTAGCGGGCATGAGGATTTCGAATATGCAAGAGAGGCGTTGTCTTTACACGCATCTGGTTATTTATTGAAACCAGTGGATAATGACGAGCTTCAACAGATTCTTGCTGAGCTATGTGGAGAGATTAGCCGAGAACAAGAGAGAATCAAGACCAATGATGAGGTACTGTCGCTAGCGAGCCAGGCGCTTCT
This genomic interval carries:
- a CDS encoding MDR family MFS transporter, translating into MTSDNAKEPGIPKHILITAWAIALGAIAPMLDSTMVNIAVNQLTKDFHTTLDTIQWAITGYILALAIAVPVSGWLMNKFNGKKVFVGAVIAFGVISVLVGVSWDISSFILFRLLQGFSAGVITTLMFTLLVKTTGQQYLGRVMAIVSTPMIFGPILGPIIGGFIVQEASWQWIFFINVFIVLISAPLMIRKIPDFEPFNKESKLDLVGIIVLSSMSVALIYGITKAADHATFNNDETILWMGIGLAMAIIYFVYNRIKCNQTVLPVNLFAHRNFAASSAGLFLAHIAIMGPMLILPLFFQTFRDFTMIQTAVALIPQGVGMLVTRPFIGKMIDKVGAKYVLLASLILSLIGSIPFIFISDTTSMIWISVILFIRGVSVGGISLPLMSEAYTGLDSKLLPEAGVGINIIENLGSSFGSAIIATAVATTIQGLHPTIANQLKGYHIGFLVATMILALIFIPSLFLANKKAKSTPMFE
- a CDS encoding stalk domain-containing protein, giving the protein MKKYLPGLLIIFVLCLGLPTQAYMEASNQQPLAFEDHNLEQALKSLLNKNDDESLTKEDLESLTDVNLSGKGIKSLQGLEYAVNLSTLSISSNKITDLKPLTGLVKLRSLEAANNNIKDLAPLSKLTALVTLNLSSNQIYDLEPLRNLQSLAYLYLKNNRVWDLEPLQQRGFLPYYDTGAFIEPLALQNNYLDLSKGSKTTKLFVKMAGNELPSGQRKTQRLVIGSTTAYVGESAYRITAAPFIQTGRTYVPIRFISEKLGAAVNWNQSTKEVTIQKDGKTIRWVVGNRQVKVNQQTVMQDAPLLLKNGSAFVPVRFVAEQLNTSVEYMGSKHMVVIFKK
- a CDS encoding CD3324 family protein, translating into MKYSKAESIFPEELLRIIQEYVQGELVYIPKPKETHLKWGEKTHSKSKVSARNAEIKSLFRDGVSINELAERYFLSCESIKKIVYTKI
- a CDS encoding nucleotidyltransferase domain-containing protein encodes the protein MNEIIMKQLLDKNERLINMVIERVKRDYQDDIAIIGLTGSFSTGDFHEKSDLDLIIINNTDKGWEISDCFILDDVGYDIYCTPWDTRIHEQSTLESPNVSSLTELKVLYYAKPEDLEKLNGFKQKALDALANPIGEACLQRAKKWIDLAKQAYSDTMLGEDIGSVRHASADVLYNLVNALVSMNNTCIKRGIKRYLEEICSLRYVPDDLESLYMSVIEAHTIEDIRLASFNILKSVTKLHSTMCDTLIVRPAPTYDNLKGTYEELWCNYRNKMLNGVLTNDAPYVFLSAFGAQGYLDEMAAKIGTKKFDLMQYFDASDLTVMQEKFLEVMDEYAQEYGKVGREIERFTSFEQLYAHFMNR
- a CDS encoding winged helix DNA-binding protein, which encodes MNKQEQVMMDFRDLFNKLVWINKSKMESSLKGYKPSEVHCIEFIEKNVDSNVTKLAESLYMTKGAISKLTKKLIEKGLIEDYQKANNKKEVFFRLTEQGRTIYDIHEKLHTEFQERDESVFNHVTEEQYDKMLNFIEVYSKHLDMEIDKQGLDLTK
- a CDS encoding kanamycin nucleotidyltransferase C-terminal domain-containing protein, which produces MLPFPAETSRKVKFDFIDEIKNKLLEKYDKDIEAIGIYGSVAQDREGPYSDIELHIISRDGADIPTRELIFHPFKLELSTKQKSEWFHQASVIDDGWALRAGSFVHITSLYDPNGVFSKAKEIALSVSDERFREVIAEFMIWEPYETMGKIRNAKASNNLSYLPRAVFDLTWQTAKLIGLMNKRYYTSRAVTLEESMEKPIKPEGYVELARKVISGELADKEELYLLCENLWCGLNSLLEDLRIEYRSDVLDL
- a CDS encoding stalk domain-containing protein — translated: MKRFISLLLMLSFVVSVASVASADDQSLEDLSFVERAAHTYNSSLKKSVLNVSKSGKLTTTEYNSIYIPVKDVFKSSGATIRWDGKNKITTITNQGHEIILNFSTKTVIPRENQLVVPKEWLQLKNGASSINAFVLAYLFEVYADDSDQERVEWEKQLEFLDIKQTTGIGGIDGYMHVFVEFND